DNA from Artemia franciscana chromosome 8, ASM3288406v1, whole genome shotgun sequence:
CACTGTTCAATCAGCTTTTATCATAAATTGTTGGttaatactactaataactcactgcagcacaaagccacctgaggccaacacagctacgcacgctcctcctccaacctaatctatttaaaactccctctttacaccctcccagaaagttcccatttcctttaaatctttatttatgacatcctcccaacccagacaaggacgacctgctttccgtgtagccccagacggttggccaaaaaggacaatcttcggtattctgtcatccttcatccgtagaacgtggcctagccatctcaacctttctttcattatagccccagaaagcaggattgaaccacacttttcgtacaacctactgtttgaaatacggtcagtcagccgggtacccagaacaatccgtaggcaatttctctggaaaacatctagtaaattttcatctgcttttcggagtgcccatgcttcagagccatatttgaccactgtagcttccaatattcttatataaaatatatctcTCTTTTtaatctctcttttttctcttatataaaatataatcacCTTGGTGCTATTAGAATAAGGAAACAAGTTTGTTAAagattattattttactttgaaacaaagaaatcataataataaataaaaaagaaaaaaaagatgccaaCAGCACCCGGTGTTCCCAGGCGGTCACCCATCCAAGTACTGACCGGGCCCGACGTTGTGTGACTTCCAGGATCTGACGAGACTGGGTACTTTCAACGTGGTATGGCCGTTGGCTaaaaaattttgtaacaaaatgatTGTTGACTcacaaactgaaaagaaacaaaatgccTAATTTTACAGTCATGAAGCAAggattttagaataaaaatattttaagaatgaatcaaaatatgtttattaattgtttttttggtaaagttctagttaagtgacttcttgctatctcggaaaggggttaggttaggaaaatgaaacttttggggatgggtctacaggctaaagcatatcccgggaagatattttaaagtactcacCTCCACTCtatctccctctagagagccttgaaatttgcctacatgacaggtctatacctattgaaattttgacaaaacaacattttaccttaattttcagttacctgttgctttttctctgcctttagttctgaaaatgcaattcctgttatttcagcAGAATTcttagccatatcaatgtttgttttttttttttgtttttttttttaatttagtaaatgTATTggaatatctttaaaaccttataaattgggattgagcaaagttgtgaagctgaaaacaattttgttgtacttcattcaagcagaagatctattttgcaaggtgtCACTTTAAGAACACacctatttttaaaggtcatcaaaggtcagggccctctaaagggagaaggagtggaggtaggtacttcaaaatatcttcccaggacataccttagcctgtagacccatccctgaaagtttcattttcctaacctaacccctttccaagatatcaagaagtcacttaactagaattttaccttttttggtaaatttttttgtgtttttttaaagaaaacctTTTTTCCTTCTGAAACAAAACGACAAGCCCCCCAAAATGTTTCTACCTTTGATGACTACCCTATTGCTTCCTAGGCCAGTTTAGATTAGTCGAATTAGAGGGTCTTTGAATTGGCtcttggttatttaaaaaaaaaaaaaaaacagctcctCGATTTTTGTGTATAATTTATTGGTTTCTTAGGTGAAAATGAGCTTCCTTTCCTACAGTAAATTCCTATGCTTTTGTAACGAGATCAATGTGAAAGCAAACTCTTTTGCTTGTAACAAAAGGGCAATCTCCAAATATATATTCAGATTCTGTTGGGGTATAATTTGAGGATTTTCAAGGAAAATGTTCCCCCTACCTCCAGTAAATTCTTATGCTTTGTTACTAAATAAATGTGAAAGTTTCCCTTTTCACATTTAGTATCCTAAATTTCATAGCTTTGTCCTTCCAAGGTGGTCACATGCTATAGAGCGATTCAATTAATTTGTAGCCCTTAAAAGGGCTGTTGGTTAATTTGGGGTAGGGTCTGGAGCTAAAGTTAGATTCTTTTAAGCCTTTGCTGGTTTTTCAGTCTTCTTTGGTAGAAGGACTGCTTGAATATTGGGCAAAACACCTCCTTGGGCAATGGTGACCCCCGACAGAAGCTTGTTCAGTTCTTCATCATTTCTAATGGCAAGCTGAAGGTGACGAGGAATAATAcgagtttttttgttatctcgTGCAGCATTACCAGCAAGCTCAAGGACCTCGGCAGCCAAATATTCCATCACCGCTGCAAGGTAAACGGGTGCGCCTGCACCAACTCGTTCCGCATAGTTGCCCTTTCTCAGAAGACGGTGGATCCTTCCCACTGGGAATTGGAGACCTGCCCTATTTGAACGGGACTTTGCCTTTCCCTTCACTTTTCCACCCTTTCCTCTTCCTGACATGGTTTCTAGATTACAAAATTCACTGAGATAATCCaccaacaaattgaaaatgatgccTGTTTTTGAATGCGCAAACAGTTTATACTCCAGCGAGCGAACTGAGTTCCTCTGAGAAAAGAATTGTGCGCGAACTGTAGTTGGTATATAAACGGGCCGAGTTTTGTAAACGCTTCTCATTTGATTATTGGATTTTGTTAAAGAATCTTTCAGCAATGGCTCCAAAAACTTCAGGAAAAGCGGCAAAGAAAGCTGGTAAGGCGCAAAAAAACATCAGCAAAACTGATAAGAAAAGGAAACGAAAGAGGAAGGAAAGCTACGCCATTTACATTTACAAAGTTCTTAAGCAAGTGCATCCCGACACTGGTGTTTCTAGCAAGGCAATGAGCATCATGAATAGCTTTGTCAACGATATCTTTGAAAGGATTGCTGCGGAAGCCTCTCGTCTAGCTCACTACAACAAGAGGTCCACCATCACTAGCAGAGAGGTTCAAACTGCTGTGAGGCTGCTCCTACCCGGAGAACTTGCCAAGCATGCCGTTAGTGAAGGCACTAAAGCTGTAACAAAATACACAAGCTCCAAATAAGAGGGAATTTTCCCTGTCTATTAGCGCCCAATTAGCCGGGCCCTCCCAAACAGCCCTTTTAAGGGCTACCACCTTATTTTAAATGCTCTGCTCTCAAATTGTTTCTGGCTTTGATTTGCGAAATCTCGGGTCAACAAGAACCCATACTAAaccctaatacgaaaaaaacaacaaaagtccCCTGTTTCAAAGACAACGCTCAATTTGCTTGTTGTATAGAAAGTAATATCCATCGACGAATAGTTAAAGAGTGTAGAAAACGGGGCCTCGGTCTTTTTCATGACGTTCcatcaaaaacatttttgtaggCCCCATTGGGagctattcattttttttgctatttttcgaTTTATTAGGCTGGTCtaaattggaattttgtgtGTTCCCTTTTCATTAGATGTTTTGGATCAACGGCCCTTGAAACATACCTTTTTAGTCACGGAACACTAGGCTATTTAACGTTATTTTGCGTGTTTGTTTAAACCATCTAGTGGCCCTTAAAAGGGCCGTTGGTTAAGACGCAATTGCGTAGAAATTAGGGTACTTAGGCTCTCTCGCCACGGATACGACGAGCAAGTTGAATATTTTTTGGCATGATGGTCACCCTCTTGGCGTGAATGGCACACAAGTTGGTATCCTCAAAAAGTCCAACTAGATACGCCTCGCTGGCTTCTTGTAGGGCCATCACAGCCGAACTCTGAAATCTCAAGTCAGTTTTAAAATCCTGAGCAATCTCTCGCACAAGTCTCTGGAAGggcaatttccttattaagagttcgGTACTCTTTTGATAACGACGAATCTCTGTCAGGGCTACGGTTCCGggcctgtatctgtgtggttttttttaccccaccagtagcaggagccgacttacgTGCAGCCTTGGTCGCAAGCTGCTTTCTAGGTGCCTTCCCACCCGTCGATTTTCTCGCAGTTTGTTTTGTCCTAGCCATGTTGATAGATTGCCTCTCTTGAaaagaatgaacaaaatatCAGATGCCTAGTAGCTAAATTTATATGGAGCGCCAGCCGCGCGATAGAGTAACAATTTGTGGGGAAAGACTTTAGCAATATATAATAAACGGGCTTTCAAGAAAACTCGTTAGTTTGTTAAAACCTTTACAGCTGCTTGCTACGggattaaattaaatatgacAGGAAGAGGAAAAGGAGGAAAGGGGCTTGGAAAAGGAGGCGCAAAACGTCATCGCAAAGTTCTTCGTGACAATATCCAGGGTATCACAAAGCCAGCAATCAGAAGACTGGCTCGCCGTGGTggtgtaaaacgtatatctggcctaatttacgaggaaaccagaggtgttcttaaagtttttctagAAAATGTTATTCGCGATGCTGTCACCTACACAGAGCATGCCAAGAGAAAGACTGTCACTGCAATGGATGTAGTCTACGCTCTGAAGCGTCAAGGTCGTACATTGTATGGCTTTGGTGGTTAATGGTTTCTAAATGCATTTTGAACTGTCCCCCTACCCAAcggcctttttaaaggccatCAAATCTTTAAACACTTTCTGGGCCAGATTCTATGAGCCTTTTCCATATTGTGAATTTTAAAATGTCGGTAAataccttttcttctttttttggtctCAGGTGCAATATCTGAGTCGAATTATGAAAGCAAATTACCATTACTATTTTACTGTATTTAGCTTTTCCTTGCATATTTGAATAAAgttgtttattattatcatgGAATGATTCAAAGAAATAGTTGTTGCTATTCAACTGCACAATCCTATTCTGTTATGTTTGAATGAAGATAGTAGGAACGGAGGAGAATATGTTCCTACTCTTACTAAATTGCCGTTGGATCTTACAATTTGGACCAAAGTATTGCATTAATTATTTGCAGTTAATAAACAAGTATGAAAAGCCGGCAACATTTTAGATAGCAAATGAATTTCCTTGTAAACTGACTGAGAATGAAGCCCAAAATCATGAGTTTCAAACTATAACAAAAGGCATTCGACTGACTTTAATTTAGAGATGGGAAAATAACAGCAAATGGACTTTTAGCTGGTATTCACCGTTGAAATATATTGCATTTCAATTTTAAGCATTGAACATATTAGTTTGTTCTAACACTGCTTTTGATCTTTTGAAATACAAGACGCCATAAacctataaaaatgatttttatctgTCATTATATAGCAGTTATTtgtgattatattttatttgtgatCATATAGCAACAATTCGTTTTGCGTTTTTAATTTTCGCAAACACTTTTTGTCATTtgtgttttaactttttgagtttttttttttttaataatttatttttttttaatttatgatttctattgtttgttttttgagcaaaacttgaaaatacacTGTAGAAAAGAGACATTTCTCCggtttaaaataattcctttttgaGTGGAATGTATATTAAACTTTCAGTTAGCCTATGatcgaaacaaataaaagcgCTTTGCTTCAACTTTGCCTCCACCCGCATGTCAAAAACATTACAAtgctaattttattatttttttttttttttaatataatgctaaaataaagtagaatttatttttattagaatacaAATTGAACACAAAagcctcaaaatttcaatacctTTGGCTTTTTGAAATACACGACTATAAGTAATCAAAGCCTTTGTTTcgagaaatgaaatgaaaaaatacatccGAATTCCTTTGACTCTTCTTTTGTTGAAAACTGTCGCTCTAAAGGAATTCTGATTAAAAagcataagaaaaagaaattcagatACGCTTGTTTTTAGAAGCCTCCTTGTCCACTTCATATCCTCCCTGTACTAACATCAGTAGATATTTAGACATCAAAATCTAAAAGGCAgacattttttacttacttATTCATACAAAATCTAATGATTgtaaatgtgtcatttttttttcacaattaggCTAATTTGTGATTTCTATTATTCGATATTAAGCAAACTCGAGAATATACTGTAGAAAGGGACATTTCTTAGGTTACAAATCGTATCGTTTCAAGTGTTATGTACTATTGAACTTTTATATAGGctgtgataaaaataaataaaaagggttCACTTCCACTTCCAACCCTCCGCATCTCGGAAACCTTACAACGTTATTCTTGTCTTTTCAACTATAATATTAGAAtagaatgaaatttattttcattaaaatatgagtTTGACACTTTAAGCCTCAAATTTAGGTGTCGTTTCTTATTGCTTTATCTTCTGTGTTTTTAGTTGGAGTTTCGGAATTAATTTGAATACGATTTTGCAAACACACATGCATCTATgttacattttctgaaagttcttgtactggattttactaataaaaaataaaaagtggacAATGAGGATATAAATTCCTAGCAAAAAGGTGTTTATTGAGATTGAACACTAGTTTTGACGGATTTCCAGTATTCTCTGCCCGTTTGCTGGCAAATTAGCACGGATATAGCGGTGAAAAAAATGTCTACTTGTAGAAAAATGACCTGTCTATTCTTTAGTATAGGTTTCATTCCTCCAAAGCTTACCTCCTagtcaaaaatttgaataaagctATTCCAAACAAACACAAGCACGGCCAAAATTCCTTAGCTCGCGCAGAGAGAATAATGTTAACCCGGGTACGGCGGTTTCCAAAGTACAActgtaaaactttaaaaattagcaTGTATTCGATATTTAGTCGGGGTCGCGCTAGTGATAAGAGAAAAGTTGAGAAAAATAGGAAATGTCTGAAGTTGAAGCTGAAGTGGCACCAACAACTGTAGAATCCCAGAGCATGGCTTCACCAgccaagaaggaaaagaaagcaaaggCTCCGAAACCAGCTAAGGTTGTAAAACCTAAAGGGGATAAAAAGGCCAAGGCACCAGCAAACCACCCAAAATACACGGAAATGATCACCAAATCCATTGCTGACCTGAAAGAACGCGGGGGATCTAGCCGTCAGGCcattctcaaatacataatgGCCAATTTCCAGGTTGGCAATGATGCCAAAATTGTGAATATGCATCTTAAACAGGCTTTGAAGCGTTGCCTTGCAAACGGAATTGTTATAAATCCCAAAGGTACTGGCGTAACTGGTTCTTTCAAGCTTGCAAAGCCTATCAAGGCCGAAAGCCCCAAGGCTGGAAAGCCTGCCAAGCCCACAGCAAAGAAAACCTCAGTCAAGAAAACAGCCAAACctactgcagttaaaaagtcaacttcAGCCAAAAAGGCTACCAAGCCAACGGCTGGTAGCAAGAAACCTGTAAAGGCTTTCAAGAAACCCAATGTTGCCAAAAAAGCAGTAGCAGCAAAGAAGTCGACACCTAAGAAGGGGTCATCAGTCAAGAAAGCCCCCGCCGCCAAGAAAGTGGCATCTAAAAAGTCAGTAGCTAAGAAATCAGCTAAAAAGTAAATGTGTGCAATTATCGTATAGTATCAAACAGCCCTTTTCAGGGCTATCAAAGCAAATGCTCGAGACTCTGTTCAGAGAGTTATAATGCCtattaatttcacattttgaCTGTCTACTTTTGCCTATACATCGCCATAGCCGAAGGATTAGAGCGGCGCCTTCAAATCATTGGAGCAGATGATCCATTCCCGACTAGGCTGATACAATGATGACTAATATAATTACAtaagggaataaaaataattatgcaaCGGAAAAGGATATAATTAAATCCTGTTTTACAGGAAAATACCACAATTATAAATATTGTTgcctaatttcttttttcaaattccaaCACTAAAGAAAAGGTTTGATTTCAAAAAGTTCAGACTGTTTTTGGttgtattattttctcttttaacaatacaatacatcaatcgcaatctttgcaaaagcaaaaaaggagaaacacagATAGTCTTTGATTAAAATCAGTCGTTTGCGCTGCgctcttgaaggagcaagtacaTTGTGTGTCATTGTATGCTACTGAAAGACAAAGATAGTTGAACTCTACAATGGAATCTAGGCTGAAAACATTTGAAGGGACTTTGGACATAGACcaatcaaagactaactttaaagttagtctttaAGACAGTTGATCAGGCGGCGCTATTGAAGGAACAAGTAGACTTTTGCTGTAGAAGCTATTGAAAGACCAAGGCAACTTGAACTGTACAATGGAGTTGGGCCCGACAGCATATGAAGAGGATTTGGACATGGACaaatcaaagactaactttaaagtaaGTCTTTGATTTAAGTCAGCTGTTTACACGGCGCTATTGAAGGAACAAGCAGATTTTAGCTGTAGATGCTACTGAAGGACAAAAG
Protein-coding regions in this window:
- the LOC136030269 gene encoding histone H2A → MSGRGKGGKVKGKAKSRSNRAGLQFPVGRIHRLLRKGNYAERVGAGAPVYLAAVMEYLAAEVLELAGNAARDNKKTRIIPRHLQLAIRNDEELNKLLSGVTIAQGGVLPNIQAVLLPKKTEKPAKA
- the LOC136030270 gene encoding histone H2B; the protein is MAPKTSGKAAKKAGKAQKNISKTDKKRKRKRKESYAIYIYKVLKQVHPDTGVSSKAMSIMNSFVNDIFERIAAEASRLAHYNKRSTITSREVQTAVRLLLPGELAKHAVSEGTKAVTKYTSSK
- the LOC136030272 gene encoding histone H4; its protein translation is MTGRGKGGKGLGKGGAKRHRKVLRDNIQGITKPAIRRLARRGGVKRISGLIYEETRGVLKVFLENVIRDAVTYTEHAKRKTVTAMDVVYALKRQGRTLYGFGG
- the LOC136029822 gene encoding histone H1-delta-like translates to MSEVEAEVAPTTVESQSMASPAKKEKKAKAPKPAKVVKPKGDKKAKAPANHPKYTEMITKSIADLKERGGSSRQAILKYIMANFQVGNDAKIVNMHLKQALKRCLANGIVINPKGTGVTGSFKLAKPIKAESPKAGKPAKPTAKKTSVKKTAKPTAVKKSTSAKKATKPTAGSKKPVKAFKKPNVAKKAVAAKKSTPKKGSSVKKAPAAKKVASKKSVAKKSAKK